In Opitutus sp. ER46, a single genomic region encodes these proteins:
- a CDS encoding response regulator transcription factor yields MRILVVEDEKKVAAFVRAGLEEQGFAVEVCHDGDTAADVASAGSFDGIIMDIMLPGRDGLSVLQKLRREHNSTPVILLTARGDLDERVTGLNLGADDYIPKPFSVVELIARLRAVLRRHTGTGLTVLTLADLSLNLVTREVRRGATRIDLTPREFSLLECLLRTPGKVVTRVEISQTVWGHQFDAGTNFVDVAIQRLRRKLDDPFPRKLLQTVRGIGYALQADV; encoded by the coding sequence ATGCGCATCCTGGTGGTCGAAGACGAAAAGAAGGTCGCGGCATTTGTCCGGGCCGGCCTCGAGGAGCAGGGGTTTGCAGTCGAGGTCTGCCACGACGGCGACACCGCGGCGGACGTCGCAAGCGCCGGCAGCTTCGACGGCATCATCATGGATATCATGCTGCCGGGCCGCGACGGGCTCAGCGTGCTCCAGAAGCTTCGCCGCGAACACAACTCAACCCCCGTCATCCTGCTCACGGCGCGCGGCGACCTCGATGAGCGCGTCACCGGCCTCAACCTGGGTGCCGACGACTACATCCCGAAACCGTTCTCGGTGGTCGAGCTCATCGCCCGACTCCGGGCTGTCCTGCGCCGGCACACCGGCACCGGGCTGACCGTCCTGACGCTCGCGGATCTCTCGCTCAACCTCGTCACGCGCGAGGTCCGTCGCGGCGCGACACGCATCGACCTAACCCCCCGCGAGTTCTCGCTGCTCGAGTGCCTGTTGCGCACCCCGGGCAAGGTCGTCACCCGCGTGGAGATCAGCCAGACCGTGTGGGGCCATCAGTTTGACGCCGGCACCAATTTCGTCGACGTCGCGATCCAGCGGCTGCGCCGCAAGCTCGATGACCCGTTCCCGCGCAAGCTCCTGCAGACGGTTCGCGGCATCGGTTACGCGCTTCAGGCCGACGTTTGA